A genomic window from Streptomyces sp. WMMC940 includes:
- a CDS encoding ABC transporter permease, which produces MDVLARTWTWLGTGANWAGEGGAWHRLGEHLYVSGVAMALACAVALPIALYLGHVGRGGALAVNLSNAGRAVPVFAVLALFMVTPLRSAGYLPTIVALVLFAVPPLLTNAYVGMREVDRAVVEAARGMGMSGGQLFVRVELPLAYPMVMTGLRSAAVQIVATATIAAMVGQGGLGRIITAGFNTYDTPQVVAGALLVAVLALLVEAVLVAVDRLFSPLRKTV; this is translated from the coding sequence ATGGACGTACTGGCCAGGACCTGGACATGGCTCGGCACCGGCGCCAACTGGGCGGGGGAGGGGGGAGCCTGGCACCGGCTGGGCGAGCATCTGTACGTCAGCGGCGTCGCCATGGCCCTGGCCTGTGCCGTCGCTCTGCCCATCGCGCTGTATCTGGGACATGTCGGACGTGGCGGCGCGCTGGCCGTGAACCTGTCGAACGCCGGTCGGGCCGTGCCCGTCTTCGCGGTGCTCGCGCTGTTCATGGTCACACCGCTGCGCAGCGCCGGATACCTCCCGACGATCGTCGCCCTGGTGCTGTTCGCCGTGCCGCCCCTGCTCACCAACGCCTATGTGGGCATGCGGGAGGTCGACCGGGCGGTCGTCGAGGCCGCGCGAGGCATGGGCATGTCGGGCGGGCAGCTCTTCGTCCGGGTCGAGCTGCCCCTCGCGTATCCGATGGTCATGACGGGGCTGCGGTCCGCGGCGGTCCAGATCGTCGCCACCGCGACGATCGCGGCGATGGTCGGGCAGGGCGGCCTCGGACGCATCATCACGGCCGGTTTCAACACGTACGACACTCCGCAGGTGGTAGCGGGCGCCCTGCTCGTGGCCGTGCTCGCCCTCCTCGTGGAGGCCGTGCTGGTGGCGGTGGACCGTTTGTTCAGTCCGCTCCGGAAGACCGTGTGA
- a CDS encoding SAM-dependent methyltransferase: protein MTYQATNEAEDAGGAEWVPWREATERALYGPRGFYRRPEGPAGHFRTSVHASPLYAAAVARLLRETAEGLPARVAEVALVDVGAGRGELLTGVLAALPDGFPVRAHAVERAARPAGLDPRIEWDERPPAGISGLLFANEWLDNVPVDVAEADEAGVRRYVLVRADGEERLGDPVAGADAAWLDRWWPTADPGTRAEIGRPRDETWAAAVAGLDAGLAVAVDYAHHAGDRPPFGTLTGFSGGREVRPVPDGGCDITAHVALDACAGPGAELVSQREALRRLGVSGARPPLALASSDPAAYVRALASAGEAAELTARGGLGDFTWLLQPVPAG from the coding sequence GTGACGTACCAGGCGACGAACGAGGCGGAGGACGCCGGCGGCGCGGAATGGGTCCCCTGGCGGGAGGCCACGGAACGCGCGCTGTACGGTCCGCGGGGCTTCTACCGGAGACCGGAGGGACCCGCCGGGCACTTCCGCACCTCCGTGCACGCGTCCCCCCTGTACGCCGCCGCGGTGGCGCGGCTGCTGAGGGAGACTGCTGAGGGCCTGCCGGCCCGGGTCGCGGAGGTCGCGCTGGTCGACGTAGGCGCGGGGCGCGGGGAACTGCTGACCGGGGTGCTGGCGGCACTGCCGGACGGCTTTCCGGTGCGCGCCCACGCCGTCGAGCGGGCCGCCCGGCCGGCGGGGCTCGACCCTCGGATCGAGTGGGACGAGCGGCCGCCGGCCGGGATCTCCGGGCTGCTGTTCGCGAACGAATGGCTGGACAACGTCCCGGTGGACGTCGCCGAGGCCGACGAGGCGGGCGTCCGCCGTTACGTGCTGGTCAGGGCTGACGGCGAGGAACGCCTCGGGGATCCGGTCGCCGGGGCCGACGCGGCCTGGCTGGACCGCTGGTGGCCCACCGCCGACCCGGGCACGCGGGCCGAGATCGGGCGGCCGCGCGACGAGACATGGGCTGCGGCGGTCGCGGGGCTGGACGCGGGACTCGCGGTCGCCGTGGACTACGCCCACCACGCGGGGGACCGTCCGCCCTTCGGGACGCTGACCGGGTTCAGCGGCGGGCGGGAGGTGCGTCCCGTTCCGGACGGCGGCTGTGACATCACAGCGCACGTGGCCCTCGACGCCTGCGCCGGTCCCGGGGCCGAGCTGGTGAGCCAGCGCGAGGCCCTGCGCCGTCTCGGCGTCTCCGGCGCCCGGCCGCCGCTCGCGCTGGCCTCGTCCGATCCCGCGGCCTACGTCCGCGCCCTGGCCTCCGCGGGAGAGGCCGCCGAACTCACCGCCCGGGGCGGCCTCGGCGACTTCACCTGGCTCCTCCAGCCCGTCCCGGCCGGCTGA
- a CDS encoding threonine aldolase family protein, whose translation MTQNADRTRPIDSGGPGAGTEAAAGADTAAAPERRGDGSEEAERRRRLTAWRASERLLWHGSADGRLGERLAALAADAGAVHDLDEHVDLYGDGVVAGLEGRVAALLGLPAAAFFPTGTMAQQVALRCWAGRTGNRTVALHPLAHPEVHERGALGAVGGLRTIHPTREPRLPTADEIRGLDEPFGTLMLELPLRDAGFVLPEWDELVDVVEAAREMDAVVHFDGARLWECAPHFGRELDEIAGLADSVYVSFYKSLAGLSGAVLAGPESLVEEARAWRHRYGGLVFQQYPAALSALLGLERELPRLPSYVAHARTVAAALAAGLTEEPGVPWFRVHPDPPHTHQFQVWLPFGADLLDEAGVRQAEETGVTLFRRWFPAPCGPPGVCATEVTVSSPGLSWTADDVRAALADFMARVRAGGGRERG comes from the coding sequence ATGACTCAGAACGCGGATCGGACGCGGCCCATCGACTCCGGCGGACCGGGGGCAGGCACGGAAGCTGCGGCGGGCGCGGATACGGCCGCTGCCCCGGAGCGGCGCGGGGACGGCAGCGAGGAGGCCGAGCGCCGCCGCAGGCTGACGGCCTGGCGGGCTTCCGAACGGCTGCTGTGGCACGGTTCCGCGGACGGTCGGCTCGGCGAGCGGCTCGCGGCCCTGGCGGCCGACGCGGGCGCCGTCCACGACCTCGACGAGCACGTGGACCTCTACGGCGACGGGGTCGTCGCCGGGCTGGAGGGGCGCGTGGCGGCGCTGCTCGGCCTCCCGGCCGCGGCGTTCTTCCCCACCGGCACGATGGCGCAGCAGGTGGCGCTGCGCTGCTGGGCGGGGCGCACGGGGAACCGGACCGTCGCGCTGCATCCGCTCGCCCATCCCGAGGTCCACGAACGGGGTGCGCTGGGTGCGGTCGGCGGGCTGCGTACGATCCACCCGACCCGGGAACCGCGGTTGCCGACGGCGGACGAGATACGCGGCCTGGACGAGCCGTTCGGCACGCTGATGCTGGAACTGCCGCTGCGGGACGCCGGATTCGTGCTGCCCGAGTGGGACGAACTGGTGGACGTCGTCGAGGCGGCGCGCGAAATGGATGCGGTGGTGCACTTCGACGGCGCGCGACTCTGGGAGTGCGCCCCCCATTTCGGCCGAGAACTGGACGAGATCGCCGGACTCGCGGACAGCGTGTACGTGTCGTTCTACAAGTCCCTCGCGGGCCTGTCCGGCGCGGTACTGGCCGGGCCGGAGTCCCTGGTGGAGGAGGCACGGGCCTGGCGCCACCGCTACGGCGGCCTGGTCTTCCAGCAGTACCCGGCGGCGCTGTCGGCGCTGCTGGGCCTGGAGCGGGAGCTGCCGAGGCTGCCGTCCTACGTGGCCCATGCGAGGACCGTCGCGGCGGCGTTGGCGGCCGGGCTGACGGAGGAACCCGGCGTGCCCTGGTTCCGGGTGCACCCCGATCCGCCGCACACCCACCAGTTCCAGGTGTGGCTCCCCTTCGGCGCCGACCTTCTCGACGAGGCGGGCGTACGGCAGGCGGAGGAGACCGGTGTGACCCTGTTCCGCCGCTGGTTCCCGGCCCCGTGCGGCCCGCCCGGCGTCTGCGCCACGGAGGTCACGGTCTCCTCTCCGGGTCTTTCGTGGACCGCCGACGACGTCAGGGCGGCCCTCGCGGACTTCATGGCGCGGGTACGGGCCGGCGGCGGACGGGAGCGCGGCTGA
- a CDS encoding response regulator transcription factor produces MPIRVMLVDDQVLLRTGFRMVLAAQPDMEVVAEAGDGAEAIEILRSTAVDVVLMDVRMPRLDGVEATGRICAQSDPPKVLILTTFDLDEYAFSGLKAGASGFMLKDVPPAELLGAIRSVHSGDAVVAPSTTRRLLDRFSPMLPSHGKEPEQKELGRLTEREREVMMLVAQGLSNGEIAARLVLSEATVKTHVGRILTKLGLRDRVQVVVLAYESGLVRAGGGTAS; encoded by the coding sequence ATGCCCATCCGCGTGATGCTCGTCGACGACCAGGTGCTGCTGCGCACCGGCTTTCGGATGGTGCTCGCCGCCCAGCCCGACATGGAGGTCGTCGCGGAGGCCGGCGACGGGGCCGAGGCCATCGAGATCCTCCGCTCCACTGCGGTCGACGTGGTGCTGATGGACGTCCGCATGCCCCGGCTGGACGGGGTGGAGGCGACCGGCAGGATCTGCGCCCAGTCCGACCCGCCGAAGGTGCTGATCCTGACCACCTTCGACCTCGACGAGTACGCGTTCTCCGGACTCAAGGCGGGAGCCAGCGGCTTCATGCTGAAGGACGTGCCGCCGGCCGAACTGCTCGGTGCCATCCGTTCCGTGCACAGCGGCGACGCGGTGGTCGCCCCGTCCACGACGCGCCGGCTGCTCGACCGCTTCTCGCCGATGCTGCCCTCCCACGGGAAGGAGCCGGAGCAGAAGGAGCTGGGGCGGCTCACCGAGCGCGAGCGCGAGGTGATGATGCTCGTCGCCCAGGGGCTGTCGAACGGCGAGATCGCCGCCCGACTGGTGCTGTCCGAGGCCACGGTGAAGACCCATGTGGGCCGCATCCTCACCAAGCTCGGGCTGCGCGACCGGGTGCAGGTCGTGGTGCTCGCGTACGAGAGCGGCCTGGTGCGCGCGGGCGGCGGCACCGCGTCCTGA
- a CDS encoding Rossmann-like and DUF2520 domain-containing protein, which yields MARNRPVPPADWNGRPRVNAPSPATPPAQEPVDPKDRPARLTVGVVGAGRVGPALAASLQLAGHRPVAVSGVSDASVRRAAAMLPDVPLVPPAEVFARAELVLLTVPDDVLPGLVEGLAETGAVRPGQLLVHTSGRYGAAVLDPARRAGALPLALHPAMTFTGTSVDVQRLAGCSFGVTAPEELRLAAEALVIEMGGEPEWIEEAARPLYHAGLALGANHLVTLVAQAMELLRTAGVSAPDRMLGPLLGAALDNALRSGDAALTGPVSRGDAGTVAAHVSELREHAPGMVAGYLAMARATADRALAHGLLKPELAEDLLVVLADGHDAADGRGRTDGPDAADGESDR from the coding sequence ATGGCGAGGAATCGTCCGGTACCCCCTGCGGACTGGAACGGAAGGCCGCGCGTGAACGCACCATCGCCAGCAACACCACCGGCACAGGAGCCGGTCGACCCCAAGGACCGTCCGGCCCGCCTCACCGTGGGTGTCGTCGGCGCTGGCCGCGTCGGCCCGGCGCTGGCCGCATCCCTCCAGCTCGCCGGCCACCGCCCCGTGGCCGTCTCCGGGGTCTCCGACGCGTCCGTGCGCCGGGCCGCCGCGATGCTGCCCGACGTGCCGCTGGTTCCCCCCGCGGAGGTGTTCGCGCGCGCCGAGCTGGTGCTGCTGACCGTTCCCGACGACGTGCTGCCCGGACTGGTCGAGGGGCTCGCCGAGACCGGTGCCGTGCGCCCCGGCCAGCTGCTGGTGCACACCTCCGGGCGGTACGGCGCGGCGGTCCTCGACCCCGCCAGGCGGGCCGGGGCGCTCCCGCTCGCCCTGCACCCCGCCATGACCTTCACCGGCACCTCCGTGGACGTCCAGCGGCTGGCCGGCTGCTCCTTCGGCGTCACCGCGCCCGAGGAGCTGAGGCTCGCCGCCGAGGCCCTCGTCATCGAGATGGGCGGGGAGCCCGAGTGGATCGAGGAGGCCGCCCGTCCGCTGTACCACGCGGGCCTCGCCCTCGGCGCGAACCACCTGGTCACCCTGGTCGCCCAGGCCATGGAACTGCTGCGCACCGCCGGGGTCTCGGCCCCGGACCGGATGCTCGGCCCGCTCCTCGGCGCCGCGCTCGACAACGCCCTGCGCTCGGGCGACGCCGCGCTGACCGGGCCGGTGTCCCGCGGTGATGCCGGGACCGTGGCGGCCCATGTGTCCGAGCTGCGCGAGCACGCCCCGGGCATGGTCGCCGGCTATCTGGCCATGGCACGGGCGACCGCGGACCGCGCCCTCGCGCACGGCCTGCTCAAGCCCGAACTCGCCGAGGACCTGCTGGTGGTCCTCGCGGACGGCCACGACGCCGCGGACGGCCGGGGCCGCACGGACGGCCCGGACGCCGCGGACGGAGAGAGCGACCGATGA
- a CDS encoding sensor histidine kinase has protein sequence MQRLYDFLRRHPTGVDSFWAVMLFGFSMLWVVQEHVGFEPRIAPVLVVLLLCLAVALRRRMPEKMLLLVAGIGVAQLALDVGPNPADFAMLVLIYTVAAHDGPRWASHLALAGGLCAATLAQIRWPEPSMSAGAKIFFTVVMTVPFALAWVLGDSLRTRRAYFAQLEERARRLEKEREAQSKVAVAAERARIARELHDVVAHNVSVMVVQADGAAYVLDAAPDQARQALETISSTGRQALAEMRRLLGVLRTGDAPESGEYVPQPDVEQIKELVEQVRGSGLTVDFRIEGTPRPLPSGVELTAYRIVQEALTNTRKHGGPDAGASVRLVYFDDGLGLLVEDDGRGAAHELYEDGGADGKGHGLIGMRERVGMVGGTLDAGPRPGGGFRISVLLPLKSAH, from the coding sequence GTGCAGCGCCTCTACGATTTTCTCCGCAGGCACCCGACGGGCGTCGACAGCTTCTGGGCTGTGATGCTCTTCGGGTTCTCCATGCTGTGGGTCGTCCAGGAGCACGTCGGGTTCGAACCGCGCATCGCACCCGTCCTCGTCGTGCTCCTCCTCTGCCTGGCCGTCGCGCTGCGCCGCCGTATGCCGGAGAAGATGCTGCTGTTGGTCGCCGGGATCGGCGTCGCGCAGCTGGCGCTGGACGTCGGGCCGAACCCGGCGGACTTCGCGATGCTCGTGCTCATCTACACCGTCGCCGCGCACGACGGACCGCGCTGGGCCTCCCACCTCGCGCTCGCCGGCGGTCTGTGCGCCGCGACGCTCGCCCAGATCCGTTGGCCCGAGCCGAGTATGAGCGCGGGTGCGAAGATCTTCTTCACGGTCGTCATGACCGTTCCGTTCGCCCTCGCCTGGGTACTCGGCGACTCCCTGCGCACCCGCCGCGCCTACTTCGCCCAGCTGGAGGAGCGTGCCCGCCGGCTGGAGAAGGAGCGCGAGGCCCAGTCGAAGGTGGCCGTCGCCGCCGAGCGCGCCCGGATCGCGCGCGAGCTCCACGACGTCGTCGCACACAACGTCTCGGTGATGGTCGTCCAGGCCGACGGCGCCGCCTATGTGCTGGACGCCGCGCCCGACCAGGCCCGGCAGGCCCTGGAGACGATCTCCTCCACGGGCCGTCAGGCGCTCGCCGAGATGCGCAGGCTGCTGGGCGTCCTGCGCACCGGTGACGCACCGGAGAGCGGTGAGTACGTACCGCAGCCGGACGTCGAGCAGATCAAGGAGCTGGTGGAGCAGGTCCGCGGCTCGGGCCTGACCGTCGACTTCCGGATCGAGGGCACCCCGCGGCCACTCCCGAGCGGGGTGGAGCTCACCGCGTACAGGATCGTCCAGGAAGCCCTCACCAACACGCGCAAGCACGGCGGACCGGACGCCGGGGCGAGCGTCCGGCTGGTCTACTTCGACGACGGCCTCGGACTCCTCGTCGAGGACGACGGCCGGGGCGCGGCCCACGAGCTGTACGAGGACGGCGGCGCGGACGGCAAGGGCCACGGCCTCATCGGCATGCGGGAGCGTGTCGGCATGGTCGGCGGCACGCTCGACGCCGGTCCGCGGCCGGGCGGCGGATTCCGGATCAGCGTGCTGCTCCCCCTCAAATCCGCCCACTAG
- the panC gene encoding pantoate--beta-alanine ligase: MITPLRTAAELDALAPAAPARRAVVMTMGALHDGHATLVRTARALVGPLGQVVVTVFVNPLQFGVGEDLDRYPRTLEADLKTAAEAGADAVFAPSADEVYPGGEPQVRITAGPMGELLEGASRPGHFDGMLTVVAKLLHLTRPDIALYGQKDAQQLALIRRMVRDLNFPVEIVGVPTVREPDGLALSSRNRYLSPEERHTALALSRALFAARDRLAAQLALRARAESAPASNARAAALSALGEARAAADAHAVAAAQPGGGADAVRAAARAVLDEAAKSSSPLVLDYLALVDPADFSEVADDHTGEAIMAVAARVGTTRLIDNIPLTFGAAS; this comes from the coding sequence ATGATCACCCCCCTGCGCACCGCGGCGGAGCTGGACGCCCTCGCCCCGGCGGCGCCCGCCCGTCGCGCCGTCGTCATGACCATGGGCGCTCTCCACGACGGCCACGCCACCCTGGTCCGTACCGCCCGGGCGCTGGTCGGGCCGCTGGGCCAGGTCGTCGTCACGGTCTTCGTGAACCCGCTGCAGTTCGGCGTCGGCGAGGATCTCGACCGCTATCCGCGCACCCTCGAAGCGGACCTCAAGACCGCGGCGGAGGCGGGCGCCGACGCCGTCTTCGCCCCCTCGGCCGACGAGGTGTACCCGGGCGGCGAGCCCCAGGTCCGGATCACCGCCGGCCCCATGGGCGAGCTCCTCGAGGGCGCCTCCCGGCCCGGCCACTTCGACGGCATGCTGACCGTCGTCGCCAAGCTGCTGCACCTCACCCGCCCCGACATCGCGCTGTACGGGCAGAAGGACGCACAGCAGCTGGCCCTGATCCGCCGTATGGTCCGGGACCTGAACTTCCCGGTGGAGATCGTCGGGGTGCCGACCGTGCGGGAGCCGGACGGCCTCGCCCTCTCCAGCCGCAACCGCTACCTCTCGCCGGAGGAGCGCCACACCGCCCTCGCGCTGTCCCGCGCCCTGTTCGCCGCCCGCGACCGGCTCGCCGCGCAGCTCGCCCTGCGCGCCCGGGCCGAGTCGGCGCCCGCCTCCAACGCCCGGGCCGCCGCGCTCTCCGCGCTCGGCGAGGCCCGGGCGGCCGCCGACGCCCACGCGGTCGCCGCCGCCCAGCCCGGCGGCGGAGCCGACGCCGTGCGGGCCGCCGCGCGAGCCGTTCTCGACGAGGCCGCCAAGTCCTCGTCGCCCCTCGTTCTCGACTATCTCGCCCTGGTCGACCCGGCCGACTTCTCCGAGGTGGCCGACGACCACACCGGCGAGGCGATCATGGCCGTCGCCGCACGGGTCGGCACGACCCGGCTGATCGACAACATCCCCCTGACCTTCGGAGCCGCCTCGTGA
- a CDS encoding ABC transporter substrate-binding protein — protein sequence MSKTSRLAGAVLGTVALLGSLAACGGDSLEQEKGGSGASDGAAGGKGALVVGAAAFTESKVLAELYAQVLRDAGYDASVTTVKNRELYEPSLEKGEIDVVPEYAATIAEFLNAKANGPKAPEEKPVASSDVAATVAALEKLATPRGLKVLPAGDAVDQNAFAVSREFAEKNELKSLSDLGRSKIKVRIAAGDECEVRPFCAPGLKKTYGIDVAGVDPKGVGTPQAKQAVKDGEDQLVLTTTTDATLESFGLVLLEDDKKLQNADNVLPVVNAKDAGSQEIADALGKLTRALTTEDLVELNRKVDAERAKPQDVAKEYLTSKGLL from the coding sequence ATGAGCAAGACCTCGCGCCTCGCGGGAGCGGTACTGGGCACCGTGGCCCTGTTGGGCTCGCTGGCCGCTTGCGGCGGTGACAGCCTGGAGCAGGAGAAGGGCGGCTCCGGAGCCTCGGACGGCGCGGCCGGCGGCAAGGGCGCCCTCGTCGTGGGGGCGGCGGCCTTCACCGAGTCCAAGGTGCTCGCCGAGCTCTACGCCCAGGTGCTGCGCGACGCCGGATACGACGCCTCCGTCACCACGGTGAAGAACCGCGAGCTGTACGAACCGTCCCTGGAGAAGGGGGAGATCGACGTCGTACCGGAATACGCGGCCACGATCGCCGAATTCCTCAACGCCAAGGCGAACGGCCCGAAGGCGCCCGAGGAGAAGCCCGTCGCGTCGAGCGACGTCGCCGCGACCGTGGCCGCTCTGGAGAAGCTCGCGACCCCTCGCGGGTTGAAGGTGCTGCCCGCCGGCGACGCGGTCGACCAGAACGCGTTCGCGGTGAGCAGGGAATTCGCCGAGAAGAACGAACTCAAGTCCCTTTCCGATCTCGGCAGGTCGAAGATCAAGGTCAGGATCGCGGCCGGCGACGAGTGCGAGGTGCGCCCGTTCTGCGCGCCGGGTCTGAAGAAGACGTACGGCATCGACGTGGCGGGCGTGGACCCGAAGGGCGTCGGCACCCCGCAGGCCAAGCAGGCGGTCAAGGACGGTGAGGACCAGCTGGTCCTCACCACCACGACCGACGCCACGCTGGAGAGCTTCGGGCTGGTGCTGCTGGAGGACGACAAGAAGCTCCAGAACGCAGACAACGTGCTGCCCGTCGTCAACGCGAAGGACGCCGGATCGCAGGAGATAGCCGACGCGCTCGGCAAGCTCACCCGCGCGCTGACGACCGAGGACCTGGTCGAGCTGAACCGGAAGGTGGACGCCGAGCGGGCCAAGCCGCAGGACGTGGCGAAGGAGTATCTGACGTCCAAGGGCCTGCTCTAG
- a CDS encoding NADH-quinone oxidoreductase subunit D, whose amino-acid sequence MTETTIGIGGAAESTDMVLNIGPQHPSTHGVLRLRLVLDGERIERAEPVIGYMHRGAEKLFEARDYRQIVMLANRHDWLSAFSNELGVVMAVERMLGMEVPERAVWLRTLLAELNRVLNHLMFLGSYPLELGGITAIFHAFREREDLQHVMEEISGGRMHYMFNRVGGLKEDLPAGWTGRARSAIAEVRSRMDVYDRLVLGNEIFRGRTRGVGVMTGRTAHAYGVSGPIARASGVDFDLRRDEPYLAYGELRETLKVVTRTEGDCLARFECLLWQAHNSLDLADACLDRLAELPPGPVNQRLPKVLKAPEGHTYAWTENPLGINGYYLVSKGEKTPYRLKLRSASYNNIQALTELLPGTLVADMVAILGSMFFVVGDIDK is encoded by the coding sequence ATGACGGAGACGACGATCGGCATCGGCGGCGCGGCGGAGAGCACCGACATGGTGCTGAACATCGGACCGCAGCATCCCTCGACGCACGGTGTGCTGCGCCTCCGTCTCGTGCTGGACGGCGAGCGCATCGAGCGGGCGGAGCCGGTGATCGGCTACATGCACCGGGGTGCGGAGAAGCTCTTCGAGGCGCGTGACTACCGGCAGATCGTCATGCTGGCCAACCGCCACGACTGGCTGTCGGCGTTCTCGAACGAGCTGGGCGTCGTGATGGCCGTCGAGCGCATGCTCGGCATGGAGGTCCCGGAGCGCGCCGTATGGCTGCGCACGCTCCTCGCGGAGCTGAACCGGGTGCTCAACCACCTCATGTTCCTGGGGTCGTATCCGCTCGAACTCGGTGGAATCACCGCGATCTTCCACGCCTTCCGCGAGCGGGAGGACCTCCAGCACGTCATGGAGGAGATCTCCGGCGGCCGGATGCACTACATGTTCAACCGCGTCGGCGGACTCAAGGAGGACCTGCCCGCGGGCTGGACCGGCCGGGCGAGGAGCGCGATCGCCGAGGTCCGTTCGCGGATGGACGTCTACGACCGGCTCGTGCTCGGTAACGAGATCTTCCGGGGCCGCACCCGGGGGGTCGGCGTGATGACCGGGCGGACGGCACACGCGTACGGCGTCTCCGGCCCCATCGCCCGTGCCTCCGGCGTCGACTTCGATCTTCGCCGCGACGAGCCGTACCTGGCCTACGGCGAACTCCGGGAGACGCTGAAGGTGGTCACCCGCACCGAGGGCGACTGTCTGGCCCGTTTCGAGTGCCTGCTGTGGCAGGCGCACAACTCGCTGGACTTGGCGGACGCCTGCCTGGACCGGCTCGCGGAGCTGCCGCCTGGGCCGGTCAACCAGCGGCTGCCGAAGGTGCTCAAGGCGCCCGAGGGCCACACGTACGCCTGGACCGAGAACCCGCTCGGCATCAACGGCTACTACCTGGTCTCCAAGGGGGAGAAGACCCCGTACCGCCTCAAGCTCCGCTCGGCGTCGTACAACAACATCCAGGCGCTCACCGAGCTGCTGCCCGGCACCCTGGTCGCGGACATGGTCGCGATCCTGGGATCGATGTTCTTCGTGGTGGGGGACATCGACAAGTAG